One window of the Parasteatoda tepidariorum isolate YZ-2023 unplaced genomic scaffold, CAS_Ptep_4.0 HiC_scaffold_1096, whole genome shotgun sequence genome contains the following:
- the LOC122273092 gene encoding putative inorganic phosphate cotransporter, with protein sequence MSAPVWAFTFAMIGHSFGYLMLMTELPTYLTTILHYDLAANGFLSAIPFILQLFVSWIASWAADKLRKANKFSITFIRKLFNTIGMTAPAICLLAITQSGCRPELIVALLSIGLGIDGCVFSGYNITTVDMTPNFSGTIYGIANTIASLSGVIAPMAVAYFLHSGTTIENWSKVFYTTVAIYFICSVTFIVFGSAELQQWNSEKIKEKKIKDNTTCVTNPTCVLNHRASSLETFRC encoded by the exons atgtcCGCACCTGTATGGGCTTTTACATTTGCCATGATAGGACATAGTTTCGGTTACCTCATGTTGATGACAGAGTTACCAACTTATCTAACCACAATTCTTCATTATGATTTGGCAGCG AATGGGTTCCTGTCTGCAATTCCTTTCATTCTACAATTGTTTGTTTCATGGATTGCATCATGGGCTGCTGATAAACTTAGGAAGGCCAACAAGTTTTCCATCACATTCATTCGAAAATTGTTCAATACTATAG gtATGACGGCTCCAGCTATTTGTTTATTGGCTATAACACAATCTGGTTGTCGTCCCGAACTCATAGTTGCCTTACTGTCCATTGGATTAGGAATTGATGGTTGCGTATTTTCAGGATATAACATTACCACTGTGGATATGACGCCTAACTTTTCTG GAACTATTTATGGCATAGCAAACACAATCGCTAGCTTGTCTGGTGTTATAGCGCCAATGGCTGTAGCGTATTTCCTGCATAGTGGA ACCACAATAGAAAACTGGAGTAAAGTATTCTACACAACTGTggctatttatttcatttgttctGTCACATTCATTGTTTTTGGATCTGCTGAACTGCAACAGtggaattctgaaaaaataaaggaaaagaagaTAAAGGACAACACTACGTGCGTCACGAATCCTACTTGTGTTCTAAATCACAGAGCATCATCTCTGGAAACATTCAGGTGCTGA